Sequence from the Xenorhabdus nematophila ATCC 19061 genome:
CCAGTACCGGACTGAGCCGGGATAAAATTGAAGCCACTTACTCCCAATCATGGATAATTTACTTGATCAGGTAGAACGATCGTTCTACTATCATCGTATGAATACAAAAAACGCCTACGAAATACGAAACATATTACTGGAAGTCACCGAGTCATTGATTTACCAGTATGGAATTCACTCTACCGGAATGGAGCAAATCGTTAAGGAAACAGGGATATCGAGAAAAACCATCTATCGCTATTTCACCAACAAAGATGATCTTTGCGCTCAGGCATTATTGAGCCGAGATGAGCGTTGGATGAAATGGTTTACAGACTCTTCCTTAAAGGGGGAAAACCCAGAAGCGTGTCTTCTTGAAATGTTTCATACGCTGAAATCTTGGTTTATGTCTGGGGAATTCCGTGGCTGTGCGTTTATAAACACCGCCGGAGAGATTTCTGATCCAGCCCATCCGATCAGAATTATTGCCAAGGAACATAAACAAAAGATTTTTTCGTTCATTACACAGCTCACTGAAAAACTGGGTGTCAGTGAACCTCTCGAATTGGCCCGGCAACTTCTTGTACTCATTGACGGTGCAATTACCGTTGCCATGGTGATGAATACACCGTCTTCTGCCGATGATGCAAAAGAAGCAGCAAAATTATTGATAAGCCACTCGTTCATCACACATTAAAAATACCGGAGAAAAAATGTCTGATCCCATTGAAACAAAAGAAATGCAAGAAAGAAAAGCGCCCTTCCCGCCTTTTA
This genomic interval carries:
- a CDS encoding TetR/AcrR family transcriptional regulator, with protein sequence MNTKNAYEIRNILLEVTESLIYQYGIHSTGMEQIVKETGISRKTIYRYFTNKDDLCAQALLSRDERWMKWFTDSSLKGENPEACLLEMFHTLKSWFMSGEFRGCAFINTAGEISDPAHPIRIIAKEHKQKIFSFITQLTEKLGVSEPLELARQLLVLIDGAITVAMVMNTPSSADDAKEAAKLLISHSFITH